One Candidatus Woesearchaeota archaeon genomic window carries:
- a CDS encoding FTR1 family protein, protein MLTSFLIMFRESLEASLIVGIILGYLARTKQQKYNNIVYLGIISGIVSSVIFAYLFSMIAGGFEGVAEQVFEGATMVIGAALLTFMIFWMMKQKNVSASYHKRMQRSIEAGASFGLFTVGFISILREGVETVIFLNAARFAAGSTSILGAFLGIIAAIVLGYVVFTGMAKVSVKRFFNVSSIVLVLFAAGLVSHGIHEFQEAGVIPVLHGQAWDINPLLNPDGSFPWLHEEGIIGSILKGLFGYNGNPSILEVMSYGVYLGGIFIIYNKMNRISSVPDKS, encoded by the coding sequence TACCTTGCAAGAACCAAGCAGCAGAAGTACAACAACATTGTTTATCTGGGCATTATTTCCGGAATTGTCAGCAGCGTAATTTTTGCATATCTGTTCAGCATGATTGCCGGAGGATTTGAAGGCGTCGCTGAGCAGGTTTTTGAAGGCGCAACCATGGTTATAGGCGCTGCACTGTTGACATTCATGATATTCTGGATGATGAAGCAAAAAAATGTTTCTGCATCCTATCACAAAAGGATGCAGCGCAGCATTGAGGCAGGGGCATCCTTCGGCCTGTTCACTGTGGGATTTATCTCAATCCTGAGAGAAGGCGTTGAAACAGTAATTTTCCTGAACGCGGCACGGTTCGCCGCAGGCTCCACCAGCATTCTCGGCGCATTTCTTGGCATAATTGCAGCAATTGTCCTGGGCTATGTTGTCTTCACAGGCATGGCAAAAGTCAGCGTAAAAAGATTTTTCAATGTTTCGAGCATTGTCCTTGTGCTGTTTGCAGCTGGGCTTGTGTCCCACGGCATACATGAATTCCAGGAAGCAGGCGTCATCCCAGTATTGCATGGCCAGGCATGGGACATCAATCCCCTGCTCAACCCGGATGGAAGTTTCCCATGGCTGCATGAGGAGGGCATAATTGGCAGCATCCTGAAGGGACTGTTCGGATACAATGGGAACCCAAGCATACTCGAAGTCATGAGTTATGGTGTGTACCTGGGAGGCATCTTTATCATTTACAACAAAATGAACAGGATAAGCTCAGTTCCCGACAAATCTTGA
- a CDS encoding ThiF family adenylyltransferase, producing MAKFENQARIAIVGLGTLGCLAAGHVAKFSLKKLTLIDRDIVEKHNLAKQLLYSSTDLSKPKALAASEHLAEINPRCKSLPIVADLTSGNIHILEGHDLILDCTDNLETRFLINDYCRKNKIPWIYSAAAGRIGTAMSILPGGPCLECALGRPSNAETCETLGIMFQAAMITSAYQASEAEKIVSNGKASTDMVRFNLKSNDLLRIKVNFRKGCNACSGKYDYLSGKATTRAVKLCSRNTFQIHGKLSPAKFNAIKKALSRKKGFRDFGQCISFGHLTLFRNGRALVSARDEKHARSLYSRFVGN from the coding sequence ATGGCAAAATTTGAGAATCAGGCAAGAATCGCGATTGTAGGCCTTGGAACCCTGGGGTGCCTGGCAGCCGGACATGTTGCTAAATTCAGCCTTAAGAAGCTCACCCTTATTGACCGCGACATTGTGGAAAAACACAACCTCGCAAAGCAGTTGTTGTACAGCTCAACGGATTTGAGCAAGCCAAAGGCATTGGCTGCCTCGGAACACCTGGCAGAAATCAATCCTCGGTGCAAAAGCCTTCCGATTGTGGCTGACCTGACATCTGGGAATATCCATATTTTGGAAGGGCATGACCTGATTCTTGACTGCACAGACAACCTTGAAACCCGGTTTCTGATAAATGATTATTGCAGAAAGAACAAGATTCCATGGATCTATTCTGCCGCAGCAGGCCGGATAGGCACTGCAATGAGCATCTTGCCTGGCGGCCCGTGCCTTGAATGTGCACTTGGCCGCCCATCCAATGCAGAAACATGCGAGACTTTGGGTATTATGTTTCAGGCAGCGATGATAACCTCCGCTTACCAGGCATCTGAAGCAGAAAAAATAGTTTCAAATGGCAAGGCCAGCACAGACATGGTCCGCTTTAACCTCAAAAGCAATGATTTGCTGAGGATAAAGGTCAATTTCAGGAAAGGATGCAATGCCTGTTCTGGAAAATACGATTACCTTTCCGGCAAGGCCACGACGCGCGCTGTCAAATTGTGCAGCAGGAATACATTTCAAATCCACGGAAAGCTCAGCCCGGCAAAATTCAATGCCATCAAGAAGGCTTTATCGCGAAAAAAAGGCTTCAGGGATTTTGGCCAATGCATAAGCTTTGGGCATCTCACCCTATTCAGGAATGGAAGGGCCCTGGTTTCTGCCAGGGACGAAAAACATGCAAGGAGCCTATACTCAAGATTTGTCGGGAACTGA